GTGGCGAGGACGGCGGCGCCCCGTGCTTCCCCTGCAGCCCCGACTCCGACTCCAACCTGATCTGGTCCGACGACGCGTGGACCCTCCACAACCCCGGTCAGACCGGGCTGCCGGGATCGGTGTGGCTGGCCGCGCGGGCGCACTTCGACTCGTTCGCCGACATGCCGGCCGATGTGGCGTCGACGTTCGCCGGTGTCTGCGGGCGGGTCGAGCGCGCGGTGCTCGCCCTCGGGGACGTCGGGCGCGTCCACGTCTACCGCTGGGGCGACGGCGGCGCGCACTTCCACGTCTGGTTCGTGCCGCGCCCGCTGGGGCGGCTCGACATGAGCGGCCCGCACCTGATGGCCTGGGAGGACGTGCTCCCGCCGGCGACCGATGAGCAGATCGCCGAGGCCGGGCAGCGGATCGCTGCGGCGATGGCGTAGCCCGTGACCGCCACGACCGTCGCCACCCTGGAGCGCCGGCTGGGCCTGGGCGACGCGGTGTTCATCGGGCTCGGCTCGATGATCGGCGCGGGTGTGTTCGCGGCCTACGCACCGGCCGCCCGCGCCGCCGGCTCCGGTCTGCTGCTCGGGCTCGCCCTGGCGGCGGTGGTGGCCTACTGCAACGCGACGTCCTCGGCCCAGCTCGCGGCTGCGTACCCCTGGGCCGGTGGCACCTACCTCTACGGCCGCGAGGTGCTCGGCGAGTGGTGGGGCTACCTCGCCGGCTGGGGGTTCCTGGTCGGCAAGACCGCGAGCTGCGCGGCGATGGCGCTGACCTTCGCGGCGTACGTCGCGCCCGAGGGTTGGCAGCGACCGGTCGCGGCGGCCGTGGTCGTGGTGCTCGCCCTGGTGAACTGCGCGGGCGTGACCCGGACCGCCCTGCTCACCCGCGTGCTGGTCTCCCTGGTGCTGGTCGCCCTGGTCGTGGCCGCGATCGCCTGTCTCCGGGGCGGGACCTCGTCGGGACTGTCCGGCTGGGCGTCGCCCCGGAACGGCGTCTACGGCGTTCTGCAGTCGGCCGGGCTGCTCTTCTTCGCCTTCGCCGGCTACGCCCGGATCGCCACCCTCGGCGAGGAGGTGCGCGAGCCGGCGCGGGTGATCCCGCGCGCGATCGTCGCCGCCCTGGCCGGGGCGGTCGTCGTGTACGCCGTCGTGGGGGTTGCCGTGCTCTCGGTGCTCGGCGCGTCCGGGACCGCCGCGTCGACGGCCCCGCTTGCCGACGCGGCCCGGGTCGTCGCCGCTCCGTGGGTCGTCGGCGTGGTGCGGGTCGGGGCGGCGCTGGCCTCGGCCGGTGCGCTGCTCGCCCTGGTCGCCGGGCTGGGCCGGACCGGCCTGGCGATGGCACGCGAGGGCGACCTGCCGCGCCGGCTGGACGCCGTACACCCGCGCTTCCGGGTGCCCCACCGCGCCGAGCTCTCGGTCGCGGCCGTGGTCGTGGTGCTCGTGCTGACCGCCGACCTGCGTGGGGCGATCGGCTTCTCGTCGTTCGGGGTGCTGCTCTACTACTTCGTCGCCAACGTGTCGGCGTACGCCCAAGGGAGTGGGGTCCGTCGGTTCCCGCGGTGGCTCCAGGTCCTCGGAGCCGCGGGCTGCCTCACCCTCGTCGCCACACTGCCCTGGGAGTCGGTCGTGACCGGGCTGGTCGTGCTCGCCGTCGGTGTCGCGCTGCGCGCGGGTCGCCTCGCTCTGCGGTGACGGCGGACCACCAGGTGGTCCGGAGCCACCACACAGGGCGCTCCTCCACAGGCCGACCCTCCTAGGCAGCGGATGTGGCGGCTCGGCGTCCATGCTCGAGGGATGTCGCAGCGCCGCGAGGTCGACTTGATCGGCGAGCACCTGTCGAGGCAGACGGGCGTGATCTCGCGCGGCCAGGTGCACGCTGCAGGCGAGGCGGTCTGGGACATCCGGCGGCGGCTGCGTAGCCGCGAGTGGGTGCGGCTGCTGGACGGCGTCTACCTCGACCACACGGGCGAGCCGACCTGGCTGCAGCGGAGCTGGGCCGGGGTGCTGTTCCTCCGGCCCGCGGCCCTGGCCGGGTCGTCCGCGGTGCGGGCGGCGCTCGGGCCGGGCTGGCGCGGGTACGACGACCGGGGACCGATCGAGATCGCGGTCGCCCGCGACCGGAGAGTGAACGCCCCCGCCGGCTATCGCGTGCGTCGTACGACCGACTTCGACCGGCGGGTGCTCTGGAGTGCCGGGCCACCACGGGTCCGGCTGGAGGAGGCGGCCGTCGATGTGGCAGCGCGCCAGACGGGGGAGTTCGAGGCGATCGCCGTCCTGGCCGACATCTGCCACAGCCGGCGCACGACCGCGGCGCGGGTCCGCGATGCATGGGCAGGACGGACTCGCCTGCGACGTCGCGCGTGGCTCGGCGCGATCCTCGACGACATCGCCGAGGGCACGTGCTCGGTCCTGGAGCACGGGTATCTCACCCGGATCGAGCGGGCGCACGGTCTTCCACGTGGGCGGCGCCAGGCGCCCCAGGTCGCCGGTCGCGGCCCGGAGTTCCGCGACGTGGTCTACCTGCGGCAGAAGATGATCGTCGAGCTCGACGGCCGGCTCTTCCATGACACAGCGCGCGCCCGCGACGTCGACCTCGACCGCGATCTCGACGCCGCAGCGCTCGTCGGTGGGCTCACCGTGCGCCTGGGGTGGGGGCAGGTGTTCGAACGCCCGTGCCGGACGACGCGTCGCCTGGTCGCGCTGCTGCGGGGTCGCGGCTGGGAGGGGGCGCCGGTCCCGTGCGGGCCGACGTGCACCGTCCAGTCATGAAGGTGGTGGCTGTGGACCACCTGGTGGTCCACAGCCACCACAGAGCGCCCGAGTGGCCCCGATAGGCTCGCCCCGATGAGAGTCCTCGTGATCGGCACCGGTGGCCGGGAGCATGCCCTGGCGCTCGCCCTGGCCCGCGACCCCGGTGTCAGCGAGGTGCATGCCGCGCCGGGCAACCCCGGCATCGGCGAGGTCGCGACGCTGCACGACGTCGACCCGATGGACGGCGGTGCGGTGGCCGCGCTGGCCCGGGCGATCGGGGCCGGACTCGTCGTGGTCGGGCCCGAGGCGCCGCTGGTCGCCGGGGTGGCCGACGCCGTGACCGCGGTGGGCATCCCCTGCTTCGGACCGTCCGCGGAGGCGGCCCGGCTCGAGGGGTCCAAGGCGTTCGCCAAGGAGGTCATGAACGCGGCCGGAGTCCCGACCGCCGACGCCCGGTTCTGCTCGACCCCCGACGAGGTGGCGGCCGCTTTGGACGCCTTCGGCCCGCCGTACGTCGTGAAGGACGACGGCCTGGCCGCCGGCAAGGGCGTCATCGTCACCGACGACCGTCAGGCCGCGCTCGACCACGCCGCCGGATGCGGGAGCGTCGTGGTCGAAGAGTTCCTCGACGGCCCGGAGGTCAGCCTGTTCGGGATCTGCGGCTGGAGCGAGCGCGACGGTACGACGGTCCACCCGCTGCTGCCGGCGCAGGACTTCAAGCGGATCTCCGACGGCGACCAGGGACCCAACACCGGCGGGATGGGCGCCTACACCCCGCTGCCCTGGGTGCCCGACGACCTGGTCGACGAGATCACCCGCACCGTGCTCCGGCCCACGGTCGAGGAGATGGCGAGGCGAGGGACGCCGTTCCGCGGACTGCTGTACGCCGGGCTGGCGCTGACGTCGCGCGGCCTGCGGGTGGTGGAGTTCAACGCCCGCTTCGGCGACCCCGAGACCCAGCCGATCCTGGCGCTGCTCGACTCGCCTCTGGTGCCGTTGCTGCTCGGCGCGGCCACCGACGACCTCGCCGCCGTGCCCCCGCCCACCTGGAAGCCCGGCGCTGCGGTCACGGTGGTGATGGCCAGCAAGGGCTACCCCGAGACCTCCTCGAAGGGCGACGTCATCGTCGGCACCGAGACCCTGGCCCGCGACCCGCACGTCCAGGTCATCCAGGCCGGCACCGCCCTGGTCGACGGCCACCTGGTCACCGCCGGCGGCCGGGTCCTGGCCGTGACCGCGACCGGCACCGACGTCGCCGATGCCCGAGCCCAGGCCTACGAGGGCGTCGCGATGATCTCCTTCCCGGGCGCCCAGTGGCGCCGCGACATCGCAGCAGGCCGATGACCGAACCCTCTCGGGACCGGGCCGTCACCGACAGCGGCGGCACGATGGTGCGCTTGACCGAGCCACCTCGCGCCGTCACGCCCGACCTCTCCCTGCTCGAGCAGCTGCGGACCCGCGCGCGAGCCGAGCCGGTGCGCGCCGCGGGTGCCCCGCCGTACTTCGCGACCGGCGACGTCGTGAGCTGGTTCTACGGCGACTGGGTCGACGTGCTGCGGGTCGTCCGCGACGACGAGCGCGGCCTGGTCGCCTGGTTGCCGCGAGGGTCGGAGCGCATCGTCGCGGTGGCTGTCGACGGCCAGGGGCTGCGCGACCGGCCGGTGGAGGAGCGGCCCAACGTCGAGCGCGTGCTGCGGGCCGTGACGTGGCGGGGACCGGGCGTCCTGAGGATCGCGCCGGCGGAGCGGCCGTGGTCGGTGTGGTACTTCACCGACGAGACCGACGGCTCGTTCGAGGGGCACTACGTCAACCTCGAGCTGCCGCACGAGCGGCCGGTCGACGGCAGCCCGCGGGTGCTCAGTCGCGACCTGGTCCTCGACGTGTGGGTCGAGGACGGCGAGACCTGGCTCAAGGACGTCGACGAGCTCGAGGCCGGGGTCACCGTCGGGAAGTTCACCGCTACCCAGGGCGCCGTGATCCGTGACGTCGCAGAGCTCGCCCGGGCCGAGCTGATCGAGCCGCGGGCGTGGCCGCTCGACGAGGGCTGGGAGACCTGGCGTCCGCCGGAGGGGTGGGACGAGCCGCTGACGCTGCCCGCGTCGGTAGCCTTGCGCTCGTGAGCGTGCCCAACGTCCTGGCGACGCGGTACGCCGCGCCCGATCTCGCGGCGATCTGGTCGCCGGAGCACAAGGTGGTGCTCGAGCGGCGCCTCTGGGTCGCGGTGCTGAAGGCCCAGCGCGACCTCGGGGTCGACGTACCCGACGGTGTCGTGGAGGCCTACGAGAAGGTCGTCGCCCAGGGTGAGCAGGGCGTCGACCTGGCCTCCATCGCCGACCGCGAGCGGGTGACCCGCCACGACGTGAAGGCGAGGATCGAGGAGTTCGCCGCGCTCGCCGGTCACGAGCACATCCACAAGGGGATGACCAGCCGCGACCTGACCGAGAACGTCGAGCAGCTCCAGGTGCGCCAGTCGCTGGAGCTCGTGCGCGACCGCACCATCGCCGCGCTGGCCCGCCTGGCCCGGCTCGCGAGCGAGCACGAGGCGACCGTGATGGCCGGGCGTTCGCACAACGTCGCCGCCCAGGCGACCACGCTCGGCAAGCGCTTCGCCACCGTGGCCGACGAGCTGATGACCGGTCTCGAGCGGGTGGAGGAGCTGCTCGGGCGCTACCCGCTGCGCGGGATCAAGGGCCCGATGGGCACCAGCCAGGACATGCTCGACCTGCTCGGCGGCGACGAGGCGAAGCTGGCCGACCTCGAGCAGCGCGTCGCCGACCACCTCGGCTTCGCACGGGTGCTCGACAGTGTCGGCCAGGTCTACCCGCGCTCCCTCGACTTCGACGTCGTCTCCGCGCTGGTGCAGCTGGTGGCCGCGCCGTCCAACCTGGCCACCACGATCCGGCTGATGGCCGGGCTCGAGCTGGTCACCGAGGGCTTCGCCGAGGGCCAGGTCGGCTCCAGCGCGATGCCCCACAAGATGAACACCCGCTCCTGCGAGCGCGTCAACGGCCTCGCGGTGGTCCTGCGCGGCCACCTGTCGATGGTCTCCGAGCTGGCCGGCGACCAGTGGAACGAGGGCGACGTCTCCTGCTCCGTCGTACGACGGGTGGCGCTGCCCGACGCGTTCTTCGCCACCGACGGGCTGTTCCAGACCTTCCTCACCGTGCTCGACGAGTTCGGCGCCTTCCCCGCGGTGATCCACCGCGAGCTCGACCGCTACCTGCCGTTCCTGACCACGACCAAGGTCCTGATGGCCGCGGTCCGCGCCGGCGTCGGTCGCGAGGCCGCGCACGAGGCGATCAAGGAGCACGCGGTGGAGGTGGCGCTGGAGATGCGCCAGGGGCGGTCCCACAACGACCTCTTCGACCGCCTCGCCGCCGACCCACGGCTCGGCCTCGACCGCGCCGACATCGCCGCGCTGGTCCGCGAGCCGATCGAGTTCACCGGCGCCGCTCGCTCCCAGACCGCCGCCGTCGTACGCCGCGTGGAGCAGGTCGTGGCCCGCCACCCCGACGCCGCGTCGTACACCCCCGGCTCGATCCTCTAGCCCGCGAGCAGCCGGTCGAGCTTGGCCTCGAGCCGGGCGATGTCGGCCTTCGTCGCCGACTCGAGCTCCGAGCGCAGGTCGACCACGATCGTGCCGCCCGGCTCGAGCTTGACCTGGTCGACGTCGGTGATCTTGTAGGCGTTCTGCCGCCGCAGGGCCGCCTCCATGTCGGTCTGCCGCACGCCTTCGTGGCGCAGCGCCTCGGGGATCCACTTCCCGCCGCGCGCGAGCACGGTGGTGGTGCCCTCCATGAAGGCCGCGATCTTCGCGTGCGGGCGCACGACCCGCACCAGGAACGCGTTGGCGGCGATCAGCACGGTGGCGCCGATCAGGCCGCCGAGCAGGGAGTTGTCGGGGCCGATCACGGCGTTCTGCACGACGTTCGAAAGGAGGAGCACCACGATCAGGTCGAAGGAGTTCAGCTGTGCCAGGTCGCGCTTGCCGGCGACCCGGAGCAGCACGATCAGCGCGAGGTAGACCACGACGGTCCGGATCACCTTGTCGAGCACGGAGATGTCGAGGTGCATGAGGTCGGTCCACATGCACCAGATCATCGTCGCGGTCGACCGCCGTGCTGCTTAGGCTGGCCGCATGGACAAGGCGGTGTCGGTGAAGGTGACCGGACGCGTCCAGGGCGTCGGCTTCCGCTGGTACGCCGTGCAGGAGGCCGAGCGGCTCGGCGTCCGCGGCTGGGTCCGCAACGAGCCCGACGAGTCGGTGGCCGGCCACTTCGAGGGACCGGCCGACGCCGTCGACGCCCTGGTCACCTGGTGCGGCTCCGGGCCGTCGTCCGCCTCGGTCCGCCACGTGGCGGTCCGCGAGTCCCGTCCCACCGGCACGGCGGAGTTCACGGTCAGGTACTGATCGGGTGGCGACCGCCTGTCGGTAGCCTTCGACCCATGCAGTCGCCCGTCGCCCCACCGATCGAGGGTGCGACGCACCTGCACTCCGGCAAGGTCCGTGACCTCTACGAGCTGCCCGACGGCCGGCTGCTGATGGTCGCCAGCGACCGGATGTCCGCCTTCGACTTCATCCTCGAGACGACGATCCCCGACAAGGGCGAGATCCTCACCCGGATGTCGCTGTGGTGGTTCGACCAGCTCTCCGGGCTGGTGCCGCACCACGTGCTGTCCACCGACGTCCCGGCCGAGGTCCGCGGCCGCGCGGTGATCTGCGAGCGGCTCGAGATGTACCCCGTCGAGTGCGTCGGCCGTGGCTACCTGACCGGCACCGGCCTGCTCGACTACCGGGCGACCGGTCAGGTCTGCGGCATCAGCCTGCCCGAGGGGCTCCTGGACGGCAGCAGGCTCCCGGAGCCGATCTTCACCCCGGCGACCAAGGCCGACTTCGGCGACCACGACGAGAACGTCTCGTACGACGCCGTCGCGGGCACCGTGGGCGACGGCGTGGCCGAGCAGCTGCGCAGCCTGACCCTGGCGGTCTACGCCCGGGCCGAGCAGATCGCCCGCGAACGAGGGATCCTCCTGGCCGACACCAAGCTGGAGTTCGGGGCGCGCCCCGACGGCACCATGGTGCTCGCCGACGAGGTGCTGACGCCCGACTCCTCGCGCTTCTGGCCGGCCGACGACTGGCACCCCGGCCGGGCCCAGCCGTCGTACGACAAGCAGATCGTGCGCAACTGGCTGCTCTCGCCCGAGTCCGGCTGGGACCGGGCATCCGGCGCGGCGCCCCCGCCCCTGCCCGACGAGATCGTCACGCTGACGCGGTCGCGCTACCTCGAGGCCTACCAGACCCTGACCGGCGAGACCTGGTGACCCGATGAGCACTTTCACGGTCACCATCGACCTGCCCCATCCGCCGCCGGTGCTGTTCCGGTTCCTGGCCGAGCCGCGCAACCGGCCACGCTGGCAGAGCTCCCTGCGCACCGTCGCCGACATCGACGAGGGCGAGCCGCATCCGGGTCAGCACTGGCGCGACGTGACCAAGGTCGGCATCCGGCCGCAGATGCAGCTCACCGAGCTGGTGCCCTACCGGTTGATCTCCGAGACCGGCCACTGGCACGGCGTGGACGGCCTGCTCAGCCTCAAGTTCCTCAAGATCCAGCAGGGCACGCGGGTCACCGCCGAGGGTCGCCTGATCGGGCGCGGTGCCTTCGCGCTCGCGGCCGCGGTCAGTGGCCGCTGGGCTCCGGAGACGATCCGCAAGGACCTGCTCCGCGCCTCGGAGGTGCTGTCGCAGGAGCCCGGCGACGGCGTGGCGCGAGGCTAGGCGAAGCCTTCGGGCTCAGGCGAACGGGTTGGGTCGTCCGCCGGGCAGCTGCGCGAGCAGCTCCTGGGCCTGGGCGAGCAGCTTGTGCTCGACCAGGACCTCGTAGCGGGTCGCGATCACCGCGCGCACCGAGGAGAAGTCGCGCTGGCCGCGGGTGGCGGCGTACCCGATCAGGGCCCAGACCAGGCCGAAGACCAGACCGAAGAGCACCGTCGACAGCACGGTCGCGATCGCGGTGGTGCCGCTCTTGGAGAAGATCGTGATGATCAGCCCGACGAAGAGGCCGAGCCAGACCCCCGACAGCGCGCCGCCGGCCGCGACCTTGCCCGTCGTGAGGCGGCCGGTGATCCGCTCCACGGACTTCAGGTCGGTGCCGACGATCATGCAGTTCTCGACCGGGAAGTGGTTGTCGGAGAGGAAGTCGACGGCCTTCTGGGCGGCGGCGTAGTCGTCGTACACGGCCAGGGACTGGGGGAACTGGAGCTGCAGGAGGGCCGAGCCCTGACCCGGCTGGCCCGGTGCGCCGAACGGAGTGTTGGATGCCATGGCACCAGTGTGCCGGTAAGGGGTGCCGGTACGCCGTGCCAGGTCGACTCGTCCCTAGACTTGGGTCCGACCCGCGCGCTCCGGCGCGCCGACGCTGCGAAAGGCGCGCCCCGTGGCCCGATACGTCGTCGACGTGATGCCCAAGCCCGAGATCCTCGACCCGCAGGGCAAGGCCGTGCTCGGCGCCCTGCCCCGGCTCGGCTTCGGGGGGGTCACCGACGTCCGGCAGGGCAAGCGGTTCGAGGTCGAGGTCGAGGGCGACGCCTCAGCCGCGGGGCTCGACGAGGTACGACGGATGGCCGAGACCCTGCTGGCCAACCCCGTGATCGAGGACTTCACGGTCCAACCCGTCGAGCCGGAGGCGACCACCGAGCAGCCGGAGCCGACCTCGTGAAGATCGGTGTCGTCACCTTCCCCGGCTCGCTGGACGACGTCGACGCCGCGCGCGCCGTACGCCTGGCAGGAGGTGAGGCGGTCGCGCTGTGGCACGGCGACGCGGACCTGCACGGGGTCGACGCCGTGGTGCTGCCGGGTGGCTTCTCCTACGGCGACTACCTCCGGTGCGGTGCGATCTCGCGCTTCGCCCCGGTGATGTCCGAGGTCGTGACCTGGGCCGGTCGGGGCCTGCCGGTGCTGGGCATCTGCAACGGCTTCCAGATCCTCTGCGAGTCCCACCTGCTGCCCGGCGCCCTGATCCGTAACGACCACCGGACCTTCGTCTGCCGCGACCAGCGACTGCGGATCGAGAACAACCGGACGCCGTGGACGTCGTCGTACGCCGAGAACGCCGAGGTCACGATCGTGCTCAAGAACGGCGAGGGCGGCTTCGTGGCCGACGAGCCGACCCTCGCGATGCTGGAGGGCGAGGGCCGGGTGGTGGCTCGCTACCTCGGCGACAACCCCAACGGCTCGCTGCACGACATCGCCGGCATCACCAACGCGCTGGGCAACGTCGTCGGTCTGATGCCCCACCCGGAGCACGCGGTCGAGGCGCTCACCGGCGCCGGCACCGACGGGCTCGGCTTCTTCACCGGGCTCGCCGCGCTCACCGCCCGCTGATCAGCGCGTCTCAGCGCGTCGCGCGGAGCCCGGAGGCCAGCGCGGCCCAGGTCGCCGGGTTCGCGACGCCGAGGGAGGGCCGGCCGACCGCCGACTGCCAGGTTCGCAGCGCCGCGTCGGTGCGGACGTCGAAGATCCCGTTGACCGGCAGCCCGAGGCCACGGGAGGCCGCGTTCAGGGTGCGCTGCAGGTCTCGGACCGCGGGGCCGGTGGAGCCGAACTTCGCCACGGGCTGGGTCCCGGTGGCGAGCAGCGACATCCAGCTGTGCCGGTTCCACGACGGCCGCACCGGCAGCCCGTGGGCGGTCTGCCAGGCGTTGACGGCGGCGAGCGTGGCCGGGGTCCAGTGGCCGTTCAGCTTGCCGGCGTACGCCTTCTGCTCGGTGAGCAGGCACTGCAGCGCCGTGACCAGGGCCGGGTCGGAGGTGGCGCCGGTGCGTGGGTAGTCGGGCAGGTCGACCGGGACGCCGTTGCAGTGCGACTCGGGCCGCGCGGTGGGAGTGCCGAGGCTGAGGTAGTCCTTGTCCACGTTGATGGTGACCCCGCCCCACGTCTCGTTGTGCCCACCGACGTACTGCTTCATCCGGCCGCCCGGGCGCCAGCCGTCGTTGCGGATGTAGCTCGTCGAGGTGTCGGCCTTGCCGTCCCAGCGGGCGATCCAGATCTGGTCGGGCAGGTGGTACGCCGTGGGGTCGTCGATCCGGGCCTCGTCGAGCATCCAGATGCCCGAGCCCGCGGAGGAGTAGACGCCCGAGACGAAGTGCCGGGTGTGCAGCTCGCGGGTCCAGGCGCTGAGGAACGCCATCGCGGAGTCGCGGCAGCGCGTGTTGGTGGCGTCGAAGCCCTCGAGGTCGTACCACATCGTGCTGCCCGGGGCGATGCCGAGCGCCGTGGCCGCCGCGACGGTCTTGTCGGCCTCGGCGACTCCTTGCTTGCGGGCCTTGCCGTAGTGCTGGGTGGCGCCCGGGGTCGGGTCGATGGTGCGGTCGTGGCCGTAGCGAGGGAAGCGGGGGTTGCACGACGCCTGCGGGCCGAGGGTGATCGGCAGCAGCCGCCAGCCGTTGGCCAGCTGGGTGGTGATCCAGGTGGGGGTGAGGTTGGGCTGGTTGCGGCAGGCCCGCGAACTGCCGGAGATGTAGATGCCGACCGCGAGGTAGGGCGACTGCCGCAGCCAGGTGTTCATGCTCTTCTGCGAGGGCGCCAGGCACTGGTCGAACCCGTATCCCCGGAAGTTGCCCGGGGTCACGACGTTCGCGGGCACCGACTGCGCGGACGGGACGACCGCCGTCGGCACGAGTGACGCCGTACTCGCCAAGACGGCCAGCGCCGCTGCGCCGAGCAGGGGACGCAGGAACATGTGGTCACTCCAGGATCGGTGGTCGGGGACCCCGTGGGCGGGGGCTCGGCCAGTGATCTGGGCCCACGGGGACCCGACACCTTAAACACACGAGTCACACCCGTCACAGTGGTTCGGGAGAACTACAGGGCTGTAGTTCGCGGCGGCGGGTCAACCCGGATGCGCTGGCGGTTTCGGACGTCAACGTCCGACACCTCACGTTCCCGGCCGACGTATCGACCGGGAACGTCAGGTGTCACCGGTGAACCGGTGAAGACTTCGTCCTCACGCGACCTCGGCGAGCTCCGGCTCGAGGTCGAGCACGACCGGCTCCGGCGCCCGCCGGTCGCGGAGGAGCAGCGTGGCGACGAGGAGCGCGGCCAGTGAGAAGGCGGCTGAGGTGAGGAACGCCGGCTCGACGCCCGGCACGAACTGGCCGGGTACGGCGCCGGTCGCGTAGACCGACACGATCGCGGCGACGCCCACCGCACCGCCGAGCTGCTGGGTGGTCTGCAGCAGGCCGGACGCGGAGCCGGCGTGCTCGGGCTCCACGCCACCGAGGACGGTGGCGGTGATCGGCATGAAGATGAAGCCGGTCGAGAGACCCGCGATCAGCACCGGCCCGAAGACCGATCCCCAGTACGTCGACGAGGTGCCGAGCTGGCTGAGCCAGAGGTAGCCGACGACCAGCGCCGCGGAGCCGATCATCACCATGGTCCGGGCCCCGAGGACCGAGAGCAGGCGCGGAGTGACCCGGGACATCGCGAACACGCCGAGGCTGAAGGGCAGGAACGCCGCGCCGGTCTCGAACGGCCCGAAGC
This genomic window from Nocardioides cynanchi contains:
- a CDS encoding APC family permease, yielding MTATTVATLERRLGLGDAVFIGLGSMIGAGVFAAYAPAARAAGSGLLLGLALAAVVAYCNATSSAQLAAAYPWAGGTYLYGREVLGEWWGYLAGWGFLVGKTASCAAMALTFAAYVAPEGWQRPVAAAVVVVLALVNCAGVTRTALLTRVLVSLVLVALVVAAIACLRGGTSSGLSGWASPRNGVYGVLQSAGLLFFAFAGYARIATLGEEVREPARVIPRAIVAALAGAVVVYAVVGVAVLSVLGASGTAASTAPLADAARVVAAPWVVGVVRVGAALASAGALLALVAGLGRTGLAMAREGDLPRRLDAVHPRFRVPHRAELSVAAVVVVLVLTADLRGAIGFSSFGVLLYYFVANVSAYAQGSGVRRFPRWLQVLGAAGCLTLVATLPWESVVTGLVVLAVGVALRAGRLALR
- the purD gene encoding phosphoribosylamine--glycine ligase; this encodes MRVLVIGTGGREHALALALARDPGVSEVHAAPGNPGIGEVATLHDVDPMDGGAVAALARAIGAGLVVVGPEAPLVAGVADAVTAVGIPCFGPSAEAARLEGSKAFAKEVMNAAGVPTADARFCSTPDEVAAALDAFGPPYVVKDDGLAAGKGVIVTDDRQAALDHAAGCGSVVVEEFLDGPEVSLFGICGWSERDGTTVHPLLPAQDFKRISDGDQGPNTGGMGAYTPLPWVPDDLVDEITRTVLRPTVEEMARRGTPFRGLLYAGLALTSRGLRVVEFNARFGDPETQPILALLDSPLVPLLLGAATDDLAAVPPPTWKPGAAVTVVMASKGYPETSSKGDVIVGTETLARDPHVQVIQAGTALVDGHLVTAGGRVLAVTATGTDVADARAQAYEGVAMISFPGAQWRRDIAAGR
- a CDS encoding DUF402 domain-containing protein; protein product: MTEPSRDRAVTDSGGTMVRLTEPPRAVTPDLSLLEQLRTRARAEPVRAAGAPPYFATGDVVSWFYGDWVDVLRVVRDDERGLVAWLPRGSERIVAVAVDGQGLRDRPVEERPNVERVLRAVTWRGPGVLRIAPAERPWSVWYFTDETDGSFEGHYVNLELPHERPVDGSPRVLSRDLVLDVWVEDGETWLKDVDELEAGVTVGKFTATQGAVIRDVAELARAELIEPRAWPLDEGWETWRPPEGWDEPLTLPASVALRS
- the purB gene encoding adenylosuccinate lyase, which gives rise to MSVPNVLATRYAAPDLAAIWSPEHKVVLERRLWVAVLKAQRDLGVDVPDGVVEAYEKVVAQGEQGVDLASIADRERVTRHDVKARIEEFAALAGHEHIHKGMTSRDLTENVEQLQVRQSLELVRDRTIAALARLARLASEHEATVMAGRSHNVAAQATTLGKRFATVADELMTGLERVEELLGRYPLRGIKGPMGTSQDMLDLLGGDEAKLADLEQRVADHLGFARVLDSVGQVYPRSLDFDVVSALVQLVAAPSNLATTIRLMAGLELVTEGFAEGQVGSSAMPHKMNTRSCERVNGLAVVLRGHLSMVSELAGDQWNEGDVSCSVVRRVALPDAFFATDGLFQTFLTVLDEFGAFPAVIHRELDRYLPFLTTTKVLMAAVRAGVGREAAHEAIKEHAVEVALEMRQGRSHNDLFDRLAADPRLGLDRADIAALVREPIEFTGAARSQTAAVVRRVEQVVARHPDAASYTPGSIL
- a CDS encoding DUF421 domain-containing protein; the encoded protein is MWTDLMHLDISVLDKVIRTVVVYLALIVLLRVAGKRDLAQLNSFDLIVVLLLSNVVQNAVIGPDNSLLGGLIGATVLIAANAFLVRVVRPHAKIAAFMEGTTTVLARGGKWIPEALRHEGVRQTDMEAALRRQNAYKITDVDQVKLEPGGTIVVDLRSELESATKADIARLEAKLDRLLAG
- a CDS encoding acylphosphatase; translation: MDKAVSVKVTGRVQGVGFRWYAVQEAERLGVRGWVRNEPDESVAGHFEGPADAVDALVTWCGSGPSSASVRHVAVRESRPTGTAEFTVRY
- a CDS encoding phosphoribosylaminoimidazolesuccinocarboxamide synthase, producing the protein MQSPVAPPIEGATHLHSGKVRDLYELPDGRLLMVASDRMSAFDFILETTIPDKGEILTRMSLWWFDQLSGLVPHHVLSTDVPAEVRGRAVICERLEMYPVECVGRGYLTGTGLLDYRATGQVCGISLPEGLLDGSRLPEPIFTPATKADFGDHDENVSYDAVAGTVGDGVAEQLRSLTLAVYARAEQIARERGILLADTKLEFGARPDGTMVLADEVLTPDSSRFWPADDWHPGRAQPSYDKQIVRNWLLSPESGWDRASGAAPPPLPDEIVTLTRSRYLEAYQTLTGETW
- a CDS encoding SRPBCC family protein — its product is MSTFTVTIDLPHPPPVLFRFLAEPRNRPRWQSSLRTVADIDEGEPHPGQHWRDVTKVGIRPQMQLTELVPYRLISETGHWHGVDGLLSLKFLKIQQGTRVTAEGRLIGRGAFALAAAVSGRWAPETIRKDLLRASEVLSQEPGDGVARG
- a CDS encoding general stress protein, which gives rise to MASNTPFGAPGQPGQGSALLQLQFPQSLAVYDDYAAAQKAVDFLSDNHFPVENCMIVGTDLKSVERITGRLTTGKVAAGGALSGVWLGLFVGLIITIFSKSGTTAIATVLSTVLFGLVFGLVWALIGYAATRGQRDFSSVRAVIATRYEVLVEHKLLAQAQELLAQLPGGRPNPFA
- the purS gene encoding phosphoribosylformylglycinamidine synthase subunit PurS — translated: MARYVVDVMPKPEILDPQGKAVLGALPRLGFGGVTDVRQGKRFEVEVEGDASAAGLDEVRRMAETLLANPVIEDFTVQPVEPEATTEQPEPTS
- the purQ gene encoding phosphoribosylformylglycinamidine synthase subunit PurQ, which encodes MKIGVVTFPGSLDDVDAARAVRLAGGEAVALWHGDADLHGVDAVVLPGGFSYGDYLRCGAISRFAPVMSEVVTWAGRGLPVLGICNGFQILCESHLLPGALIRNDHRTFVCRDQRLRIENNRTPWTSSYAENAEVTIVLKNGEGGFVADEPTLAMLEGEGRVVARYLGDNPNGSLHDIAGITNALGNVVGLMPHPEHAVEALTGAGTDGLGFFTGLAALTAR